GTGATCCTGCAGCTTATCGGTGTCATAGCCATCATGTTTTTCCCAGCAATCGTCTTCTACCTGGTCATGTAGACGCGTGACGATTTTACCAACCGGATGGACAGGGCCAGAGCCGCGGCTTTCACGCAGCAAGAGCGATTTACAGCGAGACGTCTGAAAGTCGCAAGATCTTTTGTTCCTGAGGAGGAAACTATGAGTGAGCATGTCTTCGATGTAGAAGATCTGGAACGTCTGAAGCAGTGGGATACACCCACGATCTGCAACGGGCTCGAACTGATCGTGCCGCAGCGGCAGTCAGTCGGCTTTACCGTCGAGCAGATGGTGGCGGCCCATCGTTCGCTGCCGCCAATCGTCGGTCTGGCCCGCGTCGGAACAGTAAGATCGAGCAAGGCGGCCGGCGCGAAGGTCGCGAATTTGCTCGACTGGGTTCGCTACGTCGCCGATGCGGAAATGCCGACCGTAGTCGTTCTCGAGGACATTGATGACAATCCTGGATACGGAGCGTTCTGGGGCGAGGTGAATTCGCTCGTCCACCGCTCATTGGGTGCGCAAGGCTGCGTCACGAACGGTTCCTTTCGCGATTGCGACATGCTCGCCCCCGGGTTTCAGATTCTCGGCGGTCGCATCGGTCCCAGCCACGCGCATGTACACCTGGTGGATCTGGGCCAACCGGTCAACGTGTTCGGCATGCAGGCGGGTCATAACGACGTTATTCATGCAGACTATCATGGGGCAGTGGTCATTCCGGCAGAGGCAGTACGGAAACTGCCGGACGCGATTCAACTTGTCGCTCGGCGCGAGAAGGTGATTCTCGATGTCTGCAACGACCCGACATTCACCGTGGACATGCTGGTGTCCGCGATCAGGAGTTCGGCCCAGATTCATTGACGAGAGGCCGGGCCGGAGCTTCGGCCTCTTATGCGGAGGGGATGGGGCAGAACGGCCGCTTACCTTTTCCGGCAAGTGCTCTGTGGTTTGGTCGGCTCAGTGAGAGCACCCATCGATAGAAGCGCACTGCCGCACGAGGGCGTTTTCCGGCGACCTACGGAATGTCTCTGATTCCGCCCCGGTCGGCGCTGCTTGCGAACGCTGCATAGCTGCGCAGCGCCTTGGTGACCTGGCGCGTTCGCTTGGTGAGCGGTAGCCAGGCTTCGTCATGAGGACGCGCGTCCATCGTTTCGCGCCGAAGTTTCAACTCCTCCTCGCTGATCCTCAGATGAATCGTGCGCGCGGGGATATCGATTTCGATTTCGTCGCCGTCCTCGACAAGCGCCAGAGCTCCCTTGTTTGCGGCTTCGGGAGAAATGTGGCCGATCGACAACCCTGCGGACGCCCCGGAGTATCGGCCATCCGTGATAAGTGCGCAGCTGCTGTCGAGCTTCTTGGCTTTCAATGTCATGGTTGGTTTCAGCATTTCCTGCATTCCGGGCCCGCCTTTCGGCCCTTCGTACCGAATGACAATGGCCGTATTCGGTTCTATCTCGTTGCCCTCGATAGCTTTGAGAGCCGTTTCCTGCTGATCGAAAACGCGCGCCCTGCCCGTGTATTTCAGCATGTGCGGATATACCGCCGCAGTTTTCACAACGCAGCCGTTTTCCGAGATATTGCCATAGAGAACCGCAAGCCCTCCTTCCGGGGAATATGCGTGGGAGATGCTTCGTATGCACCCCGTCTCCCGGTCCAGATCCATGTCCTCCCACCGCGCTTCCTGCGAGTAAGGTTTGATGGTCCGGATTCCGCCGGGAGCAGCGCGGTAGAAGTGATTGACCTCCGGGTCCCGACTGCGCAGATAGTCCCATTTGTCCAGAACATGGCCAAGGGTTTCCCCCGCGACGGACTTTACTGAGCGGTCGATCATCTGCGCCCGATCAAGTTCGCCCATAATGCCCATTATGCCGCCTGCCCGATGAACGTCTTCCATGTAATAGCGATTGTTCGCGGGAGAGACCTTGCACAGATGCGGCACCTGCCTTGACAGAATGTCCATGTCTTTCAGCGTGAAGTCGACTTCGGCCTCCGCCGCCAAGGCAAGAAGGTGCAAGATCGTGTTGGTTGACCCGCCCATGGCGAGATCGACCTTCATCGCATTTTCGAATGCCGAGCGCGTTGCTATACTGCGTGGCAATACGCTGTCGTCCTCCTGCTCGTAATAGCGCCTGGTCATCTCGACGATCGTCTGCGCGGCACGGCTGAACAGTGCCTTGCGGTCGACATGGGTAGCCAGTACGGATCCATTACCAGGCAGGGCAAGGCCGATCGCCTCGGCCAGACAGTTCATCGAGTTCGCGGTGAACATACCCGAGCACGATCCACAGGTCGGACAAGCGCTCTCGACAAGCTTTGTGACGTCTTTGGCCGAGTAAGTCGGATCGAACGCCGCGACGTAGGT
This region of Mesorhizobium sp. CAU 1732 genomic DNA includes:
- the ilvD gene encoding dihydroxy-acid dehydratase, which translates into the protein MRAYRSARVTEGKTASAARSLWIASGVNSKDFGKPIIAVANSFTEFVPGHVHLQEVGRHVCDEIWKAGGIPREFNTIAVDDGIAMGHDGMLYSLPSRDLIADSIEYMCQAHCVDALICLSNCDKITPGMLMAGLRLNIPVIFVSGGPMEAGRIGRGLSFKRADPIETYVAAFDPTYSAKDVTKLVESACPTCGSCSGMFTANSMNCLAEAIGLALPGNGSVLATHVDRKALFSRAAQTIVEMTRRYYEQEDDSVLPRSIATRSAFENAMKVDLAMGGSTNTILHLLALAAEAEVDFTLKDMDILSRQVPHLCKVSPANNRYYMEDVHRAGGIMGIMGELDRAQMIDRSVKSVAGETLGHVLDKWDYLRSRDPEVNHFYRAAPGGIRTIKPYSQEARWEDMDLDRETGCIRSISHAYSPEGGLAVLYGNISENGCVVKTAAVYPHMLKYTGRARVFDQQETALKAIEGNEIEPNTAIVIRYEGPKGGPGMQEMLKPTMTLKAKKLDSSCALITDGRYSGASAGLSIGHISPEAANKGALALVEDGDEIEIDIPARTIHLRISEEELKLRRETMDARPHDEAWLPLTKRTRQVTKALRSYAAFASSADRGGIRDIP
- a CDS encoding RraA family protein, which codes for MSEHVFDVEDLERLKQWDTPTICNGLELIVPQRQSVGFTVEQMVAAHRSLPPIVGLARVGTVRSSKAAGAKVANLLDWVRYVADAEMPTVVVLEDIDDNPGYGAFWGEVNSLVHRSLGAQGCVTNGSFRDCDMLAPGFQILGGRIGPSHAHVHLVDLGQPVNVFGMQAGHNDVIHADYHGAVVIPAEAVRKLPDAIQLVARREKVILDVCNDPTFTVDMLVSAIRSSAQIH